In Dioscorea cayenensis subsp. rotundata cultivar TDr96_F1 chromosome 9, TDr96_F1_v2_PseudoChromosome.rev07_lg8_w22 25.fasta, whole genome shotgun sequence, a genomic segment contains:
- the LOC120268961 gene encoding anthranilate synthase alpha subunit 1, chloroplastic-like encodes MEALAVSGSFRPLRLRRSVAAPSAFSCARSSLRVPQRCRLSYLPSFKCCAESSISAAVADMDEMAKFKEAAKIGNLVPLHRCIFCDHLTPVLAYRCLVKEDDREAPSFLFESVEQGSRRTNVGRYSVVGAQPAMEIVAKENAVVIMDHEEGKMSEEIVEDPMQVPRRIMEGWSPQIIDSLPDAFCGGWVGYFSYDTVRYVEKKKLPFSSTPVDDRNLPDVHLGLYNDVVVFDHVEKKAYVIHWVRLSQYSSIEEAYVDGRNRLDKFLSRVHNVDVPRLSAGSVKLRTQLFGSSLKMSTMTSEAYQKAVLQAKEHILAGDIFQIVLSQRFERRTFADPFEVYRALRIVNPSPYMAYLQARGCILVASSPEILTRVKQRKIVNRPLAGTERRGKTKEEDQMLEKKLLNDEKQCAEHVMLVDLGRNDVGRVSKPGSVKVERLMEIERYSHVMHISSTVTGELFDHLTCWDALRAALPVGTVSGAPKVKAMELIDQMEVTRRGPYSGGFGGISFSGDMDIALALRTMVFPTGTRYNTMYSYKDMNRRQEWVAHLQAGAGIVADSNPELEQRECENKAAGLARAIDLAESTFLE; translated from the exons ATGGAAGCCTTAGCGGTGTCCGGTTCGTTCAGGCCGTTAAGGCTCCGCCGCTCTGTCGCCGCCCCCTCCGCCTTTAGCTGCGCCCGCTCGTCCCTGCGAGTTCCCCAACGTTGCCGTCTTTCATATCTGCCTTCCTTCAAGTGTTGCGCCGAGTCATCAATCTCGGCCGCCGTCG CTGATATGGACGAGATGGCTAAGTTCAAGGAGGCGGCTAAAATTGGGAACTTGGTGCCCCTTCATCGCTGCATATTCTGTGATCACCTGACGCCGGTGCTGGCCTACCGCTGCTTGGTGAAGGAGGACGATCGGGAGGCCCCAAGTTTCCTCTTTGAATCTGTAGAGCAAGGTTCCAGGAGAACCAATGTG GGTCGATATAGTGTTGTGGGAGCTCAGCCAGCGATGGAGATTGTGGCAAAGGAGAATGCGGTAGTGATCATGGATCATGAAGAGGGAAAAATGTCAGAGGAGATTGTGGAGGACCCAATGCAGGTGCCTCGGAGGATCATGGAGGGCTGGAGCCCGCAGATAATTGACAGCCTTCCTGATGCATTTTGTG GTGGATGGGTGGGCTACTTCTCATATGATACTGTGCGATATGTAGAAAAAAAGAAGCTTCCTTTCTCCAGTACACCTGTGGATGATAGGAACCTCCCAGATGTTCACCTAGGTCTGTACAATGACGTTGTAGTGTTTGATCACGTGGAAAAG AAAGCATATGTCATTCATTGGGTGCGTCTAAGTCAGTATTCCTCTATTGAGGAAGCCTATGTTGATGGGCGGAATCGATTGGACAAGTTTCTGTCAAGGGTACACAATGTTGATGT TCCAAGACTTTCTGCTGGATCAGTGAAATTGCGAACTCAACTCTTTGGTAGTTCATTGAAAATGTCAACAATGACAAGTGAAGCATATCAGAAGGCTGTTTTGCAGGCAAAAGAACACATTCTAGCAGGAGATATTTTCCAGATTGTCTTGAGCCAGCGTTTTGAACGTCGTACTTTCGCAGATCCATTTGAAGTGTATAGAGCTCTAAGAATTGTGAATCCTAGTCCTTATATGGCTTATTTGCAG GCTAGAGGATGCATTCTTGTGGCATCTAGTCCTGAAATTCTTACTCGTGTAAAGCAG AGGAAGATTGTCAACAGGCCACTAGCTGGAACAGAAAGGAGGGGTAAGACAAAGGAGGAAGATCAGATGCTAGAAAAGAAGCTACTAAATGATGAGAAGCAATGTGCTGAGCATGTCATGCTTGTAGATTTGGGACGCAATGATGTCGGAAgg GTCTCAAAGCCTGGTTCTGTGAAGGTTGAAAGGCTAATGGAAATTGAAAGATACTCTCATGTGATGCACATCAGTTCCACG GTGACAGGCGAGTTATTTGATCACCTGACATGCTGGGATGCTCTTCGTGCTGCATTGCCTGTTGGCACAGTCAGTGGAGCTCCAAAG GTAAAGGCCATGGAGTTAATAGATCAGATGGAGGTAACCAGGCGAGGGCCATACAGCGGTGGATTTGGCGGGATATCGTTTTCAGGAGATATGGACATCGCACTGGCCTTAAGAACCATGGTTTTCCCGACTGGAACCCGGTACAACACAATGTATTCATACAAAGACATGAACCGCCGGCAGGAATGGGTGGCACATCTCCAGGCCGGTGCAGGGATTGTTGCTGACAGTAATCCAGAATTGGAGCAGAGGGAGTGTGAAAACAAGGCTGCTGGTCTTGCCCGTGCTATCGATCTTGCAGAATCTACTTTCCTTGAGTAG
- the LOC120269515 gene encoding ASC1-like protein 3: MGSILAEGSRPETADFLIAVFFALVLFCARFILDTFIYQPLSVQFVCGRFIPAKIDEAKRAKIIKCCESLWKLTYYISVQLWVFSIMKEGPSPLNTKAYLDGWPNQELKVSVKLFYMCQCGFYLYSIGALLIWETRRKDFGIMMSHHIITSLLIGYSFLTSFFRIGSVILALHDASDVFMETAKVFKYSEKELAASVCFGLFAISWLLLRLIFFPFWIIKTSSYHSFQYLKSPEGFPRTLYYGVNTMLLSLLIFHIYWWVLICSMIKRQLSNKGQVGEDIRSDSEGDD, encoded by the exons ATGGGCTCCATCTTGGCTGAGGGCAGTCGCCCAGAGACTGCCGATTTCTTGATTGCTGTCTTCTTCGCCCTTGTTTTATTCTGCGCTCGGTTCATCCTTGACACCTTTATTTACCAG CCGCTGTCTGTTCAATTTGTTTGTGGCAGATTTATTCCTGCAAAGATTGATGAAGCAAAACGGGCAAAGATTATTAAGTGTTGTGAGTCGCTATGGAAGTTGACGTATTATATTTCTGTCCAATTATGGGTTTTTTCCATTATGAAAGAGGGGCCTTCGCCACTGAATACAAAGGCATACCTTGATGGTTGGCCAAATCAAGAACTGAA GGTTTCCGTGAAGCTTTTCTACATGTGTCAGTGTGGATTTTATCTCTATAGCATTGGGGCTCTACTTATATGGGAAACTCGAAGGAAAGATTTTGGCATCATGATGTCTCATCATATTATAACCTCTCTCTTGATTGGGTACTCTTTCTTGACCAG TTTTTTCCGAATTGGATCTGTGATCCTTGCATTGCACGATGCGAGTGATGTCTTCATGGAAACTGCCAAAGTGTTCAAATACTCAGAGAAGGAGTTAGCAGCTAGTGTTTGCTTTGGGCTTTTTGCTATTTCATGGTTGTTATTGCGGTTAATATTCTTCCCATTCTGGATAATCAAGACATCAAG CTATCATTCTTTTCAGTACTTGAAGTCACCTGAGGGTTTCCCAAGAACTTTGTACTATGGTGTCAATACAATGCTTCTAAGCCTGCTCATATTTCACATTTACTGGTGGGTTTTGATCTGCTCAATGATCAAGAGGCAGTTGAGTAACAAAGGACAGGTGGGAGAGGATATTCGATCAG ATTCTGAAGGTGATGATTGA
- the LOC120269222 gene encoding 30S ribosomal protein S31, chloroplastic has protein sequence MALLVLGAGTLLPNSSIASLSFSRTLSEASSLSICFSALQPPPSHLVYCGRGDRKTAKGKRFNHSFGNARPRDKKKKGRGPPRAPMPPAPPRKDRFDDDEVVKIDIDESLFS, from the exons ATGGCGCTACTGGTGCTGGGGGCTGGCACTCTTCTCCCAAACTCCTCCATAGCTTCGCTTTCCTTCTCCCGTACCTTATCTGAAGCCTCCTCCCTTTCCATTTGCTTTTCTGCTCTGCAGCCGCCTCCTTCCCATTTAG TGTACTGCGGCAGAGGAGATAGGAAGACCGCCAAAGGAAAGCGCTTCAATCATTCCTTTGGGAAT GCGAGACCTCgcgacaagaagaagaaggggagagGTCCTCCGCGTGCACCGATGCCGCCGGCACCACCCAGAAAGGACCGTTTTGATGATGACGAGGTTGTCAAGATCGACATAGACGAGTCCCTCTTCTCTtag
- the LOC120269433 gene encoding mucin-12, with amino-acid sequence MMNRSPIGGRTLKGAMAKDKEEDLALFLEMRKRETLLLLHNTDEVERSEPGASHFFKIPPSAPPRKAGIEDFLNSDNDKNDYNWLLTPPGTPLFPSLEKESPRSPVGQVGNPKARPTVLKSRLAHPHDPSSTRVLASARPTSSSGLNSSGMASRRPSSSGGRSTTSSRPATPTGRPTIATTKPSRPSTPTSRPTLPSKPVAPPPRSSTPSRSSTPTPRPAPTASRPAPASRASTPTRRASTPSATPSHAPTSSTIPGRSASSTVPGRSASSTVPGRSASSTVPGRSANSTVPGRSAAVMKSGQTVPKTSAPPSRGTSPTVKSRPWKPSEMPGFSLEAPVNLRTSMPERPSSASRGRPGVPSSRSAETGPATRPRRQSCSPARGRAPNGTVQSGTSVPAVNRSRLNGGDNVSPVMIGSKMVERVVNLRRLVPPKQDDLRSENNPRSSSSPDSAGFGRTLSKKSLDMALRHMDIRRSIPNNLRPLMTNIPASSMYSVRSGPTKSRTVSVSDSPLATSSNASSEPSVSNVIHSLDGIEFGNDDIGSEKGSRFSPGGSLTR; translated from the exons ATGATGAACCGGAGCCCGATTGGGGGTAGAACCCTCAAGGGGGCCATGGCCAAGGACAAGGAAGAGGACCTCGCCCTCTTCCTTGAGATGCGGAAGCGTGAGacacttcttcttctccacaaCACCGACGAAGTTGAGC GGTCTGAACCTGGTGCTTCCCACTTCTTCAAGATCCCGCCTTCTGCTCCCCCGCGCAAGGCTGGCATTGAGGATTTTCTCAACTCTGATAATGATAAGAATGATTACAACTG GCTTCTCACACCACCAGGAACGCCACTTTTTCCATCATTAGAAAAGGAGTCCCCGAGATCTCCTGTGGGGCAAgttggaaatccaaaagcacgTCCCACTGTATTGAAATCTCGA TTGGCACATCCTCATGATCCTTCATCCACTAGAGTCTTGGCTTCTGCAAGACCAACCTCATCCTCTGGCTTGAACTCTTCAGGTATGGCAAGTCGTAGACCATCATCATCCGGTGGCCGTAGTACCACTTCATCAAGACCTGCGACCCCAACTGGACGTCCTACTATTGCCACTACTAAACCTTCTAGACCTTCCACTCCCACTTCACGACCTACATTACCTTCAAAGCCAGTGGCACCGCCTCCTAGATCATCAACACCTTCTAGATCTTCTACTCCAACGCCCAGACCTGCACCAACTGCCAGTAGGCCTGCACCTGCATCAAGGGCATCCACTCCAACAAGAAGAGCTTCAACCCCGAGTGCTACCCCATCACACGCTCCTACAAGTTCTACCATTCCTGGTCGGTCAGCAAGTTCCACCGTTCCTGGTCGGTCAGCAAGTTCCACCGTTCCTGGTCGGTCAGCAAGTTCTACCGTTCCTGGTCGATCAGCAAATTCTACCGTTCCTGGTCGGTCCGCTGCTGTCATGAAGTCTGGTCAGACAGTGCCGAAAACTTCGGCCCCACCTTCACGGGGAACCTCACCTACAGTGAAATCAAGACCATGGAAACCTTCAGAAATGCCTGGTTTTTCACTTGAGGCACCTGTAAATTTGAGGACTTCAATGCCAGAGAGGCCCTCCTCTGCTTCCCGGGGTAGACCTGGAGTACCCAGCTCCAGGTCTGCTGAGACTGGACCTGCTACTAGACCAAGAAGGCAGTCCTGCTCCCCCGCTAGAGGTAGAGCTCCAAATGGGACTGTTCAGAGTGGGACTTCTGTGCCTGCAGTAAATCGATCACGGCTAAATGGTGGTGATAATGTAAGCCCTGTTATGATCGGGAGCAAGATGGTTGAACGGGTTGTGAATTTGAGAAGATTGGTGCCTCCCAAGCAAGATGACTTGCGATCTGAGAATAACCCCAGATCATCCTCATCTCCAGATAGTGCAGGCTTTGGGAGGACATTGTCTAAGAAATCACTGGATATGGCTTTGAGGCACATG GATATTCGGCGGAGCATTCCGAACAATTTGAGGCCGTTAATGACCAACATTCCAGCATCTTCTATGTACAGTGTGAGGTCTGGGCCAACAAAGAGTCGCACAGTGAGTGTTTCAGATTCACCCTTGGCAACAAGCAGCAAtgccagttcggaaccgagtgTGAGCAATGTAATCCACTCTTTGGATGGAATCGAATTTGGAAATGATGATATTGGAAGTGAGAAAGGAAGCAGGTTTTCTCCAGGTGGTTCACTTACCAGATGA